In Kwoniella dejecticola CBS 10117 chromosome 4, complete sequence, one genomic interval encodes:
- a CDS encoding histone H2A, which yields MSSGGKGKSSSETKSSSRSSKAGLQFPVGRIHRLLKRGNYAQRVGSGAPVYLAAVLEYLAAEILELAGNAARDNKKSRIVPRHLQLAVRNDEELNKLLGSVVISQGGVLPHIMAELLPAKTKGKAKASQEV from the exons ATGTCTTCCGGTGGTAAAGGAAAATCCTCTTCTGAAACCAAGTCCTCTTCCCGATCTTCCAAGGCCGGTCTTCAAT TCCCTGTCGGTCGTATCCACAGACTCTTGAAGAGAGGTAACTACGCTCAACGAGTTGGTTCCGGTGCTCCCGTCTACCTCGCTGCTGTTCTCGAAT ACCTTGCTGCTGAAATCCTTGAATTGGCCGGTAACGCCGCCCGAGACAACAAGAAGTCCCGTATCGTACCCAGACACTTGCAACTCGCCGTCCGAAACGATGAGGAATTGAACAAGCTCCTCGGCTCCGTCGTCATCTCTCAAGGTGGTGTCCTTCCTCACATCATGGCCGAACTCCTCCCAGCCAAGACCAAAGGAAAGGCCAAGGCTTCTCAAGAAGTTTAA
- a CDS encoding histone H2B has protein sequence MAPKSVASKAPASQASKAPAAASKAPAKAAKTSAPAKDGSKKRSKKRVESYSSYIYKVLKQVHPDTGISNKAMAILNSFVSDIFERIASEASKLASYNHRSTISSREIQTAVRLILPGELSKHAISEGTKAVTKYSSSK, from the exons ATGGCTCCTAAATCCGTCGCTTCCAAAGCCCCTGCTTCTCAAGCTTCCAAAGCTCCTGCCGCTGCCTCCAAGGCTCCTGccaag GCCGCTAAGACCTCCGCTCCCGCCAAGGACGGTTCTAAGAAGAGATCCAAGAAGAGAGTCGAGTCTTACTCTTCTTACATCTACAAGGTCCTTAAGCAAGTCCACCCCGACACCGGTATCTC CAACAAAGCTATGGCTATCTTGAACTCCTTCGTCTCCGATATCTTCGAGCGAATCGCTTCCGAGGCCTCCAAGCTCGCTTCATACAACCACCGATCTACTATCTCTTCCCGAGAAATCCAAACCGCTGTTCGACTCATCCTTCCCGGAGAATTGTCCAAGCACGCCATCTCTGAAGGTACCAAGGCCGTCACCAAGTACTCTTCCTCCAAGTAA